The Mucilaginibacter mallensis genome has a segment encoding these proteins:
- a CDS encoding gluconokinase, with translation MQAYLLGIDIGTGSTKAVAVSFSGEPIDVSQHYYPVKSPKPGYSEQDPALIFEAFISCITDTVKKIGYPPYAVSLSSAMHSVIPVDADGKALADMITWADARSEDIAQKLRATAQGEFIYKTSGTPIHAMTPLCKLMWLRENQNALFIAAHKFISIKEYIWYQLFNEFQVDCSIASATGLFDIINLKWNPTACDLVGITEDKLSEPVNTIYKRADLNKGLALSLKLNTDTPFIIGASDGCCANLGSFVTEPGTASLTIGTSGAVRITSKQPVYNYPAMVFNYLLKKETFVCGGAVNNGGIALNWLIKTFLNKQLPGHSDYDTVFNQIATIEAGSDGLIFLPYLYGERAPLWDTQSCGVFFNIKPQHTQAHFLRAGLEGICFALYDVLQTVEQSAAPIDQLNISGGFITSTVWTQMLANITGKKLVIVQQEDASAMGAIFLAIDALNLDLHISQKPPVTEMSLIPHQPTHQAYNQGFSAFKTLYQNLKETMHLLHNM, from the coding sequence ATGCAAGCATATTTGTTAGGGATTGATATAGGCACTGGTAGTACTAAAGCAGTGGCTGTTAGTTTTAGTGGTGAGCCAATTGATGTTTCACAACATTATTATCCGGTTAAGAGCCCTAAGCCTGGTTATAGCGAACAGGATCCAGCATTAATTTTTGAAGCATTTATCAGTTGTATTACTGATACTGTAAAAAAAATTGGGTATCCGCCTTATGCTGTCAGCCTGAGCAGTGCCATGCACAGTGTTATTCCTGTTGATGCTGATGGAAAAGCGCTGGCTGATATGATTACCTGGGCCGATGCCCGCAGCGAGGATATTGCCCAGAAACTAAGAGCTACTGCACAGGGTGAGTTTATTTATAAAACATCGGGCACCCCTATCCACGCCATGACTCCGCTTTGCAAATTGATGTGGCTTCGGGAAAATCAAAATGCGTTATTTATTGCTGCACATAAATTCATTTCAATTAAGGAATATATATGGTATCAACTTTTTAATGAATTCCAGGTTGATTGTTCTATTGCTTCGGCAACAGGCCTGTTTGATATTATAAACCTTAAATGGAACCCGACGGCTTGCGATTTGGTTGGTATTACAGAGGATAAACTTTCGGAACCGGTAAATACAATTTATAAACGTGCTGATTTAAACAAGGGGCTCGCATTATCATTAAAGCTTAATACTGACACTCCATTTATTATTGGCGCCAGCGATGGGTGCTGCGCAAATTTAGGAAGTTTTGTTACTGAACCCGGAACAGCTTCATTAACCATAGGCACCAGCGGCGCTGTGCGTATTACAAGCAAACAACCCGTATATAATTACCCGGCCATGGTGTTTAATTACTTGCTGAAAAAGGAAACCTTTGTTTGCGGTGGTGCAGTAAATAATGGCGGCATAGCATTAAATTGGCTAATAAAAACATTCCTTAATAAACAATTGCCTGGCCACAGCGATTACGATACTGTTTTCAACCAGATTGCAACTATTGAAGCCGGAAGTGATGGCTTAATATTTCTACCTTATCTATATGGCGAAAGAGCACCCCTTTGGGATACCCAAAGCTGTGGCGTATTTTTTAATATTAAACCCCAACATACGCAGGCTCACTTTTTAAGAGCTGGACTTGAAGGTATCTGCTTTGCTTTGTATGATGTGCTCCAAACTGTGGAACAATCAGCGGCTCCAATTGATCAACTAAATATAAGTGGCGGTTTTATTACTTCAACCGTTTGGACACAGATGCTGGCAAATATTACCGGCAAAAAATTAGTAATCGTTCAACAGGAAGACGCATCTGCAATGGGAGCAATATTTCTTGCTATTGATGCACTTAATTTAGATCTGCATATCTCACAAAAACCACCAGTTACTGAAATGAGCCTGATACCCCATCAGCCCACTCATCAAGCCTACAATCAAGGCTTTTCTGCTTTCAAAACCCTGTACCAAAATTTGAAAGAAACGATGCATCTATTGCATAATATGTAA
- a CDS encoding sigma factor-like helix-turn-helix DNA-binding protein: MKTEKQISINLYQYNVRELYDRYSGMLFGYIYEIVKDNKLAEQHLINIYNFIPDHINELADEGTNTWGQLQQLAKKYLEYSIGTIHSSQFNGADLSKYNGRNRFLGLMTHEQRHVFYNAYYCGKTIAELSEELNKSEEMIRMALKEAFIIIKKG; this comes from the coding sequence TTGAAGACGGAAAAGCAAATATCAATAAACTTATATCAATACAATGTACGCGAGCTTTATGATAGGTACTCGGGTATGCTGTTTGGTTATATTTATGAAATAGTAAAAGATAATAAACTCGCGGAACAGCACCTTATAAATATCTACAATTTTATACCTGACCATATTAACGAATTAGCTGATGAGGGAACTAATACCTGGGGCCAATTGCAGCAATTAGCTAAAAAATATTTGGAATATTCTATAGGTACAATACACAGCAGTCAATTTAACGGCGCGGATTTAAGTAAATATAATGGGCGTAACAGGTTTTTGGGTTTAATGACCCATGAACAAAGGCACGTGTTTTATAACGCTTATTATTGCGGAAAAACAATTGCAGAATTATCTGAAGAATTAAATAAATCAGAAGAAATGATACGAATGGCTTTAAAAGAAGCTTTCATAATAATAAAAAAAGGGTAG
- a CDS encoding GNAT family N-acetyltransferase: protein MNLSPDIRLKRTNNTDPDFNSLVSLLDKFLQELNGEAQADYTPHNKLDYLDTAVVIYLNDKPVGCGCFKQYNDDSVEIKRMFVSPTARGNGIASGILKELELWAAEKGFKYTVLETLKTNTEAVNLYNKQNYKVIDNYGPYITLTNSVCLRKELQGIV from the coding sequence ATGAATTTATCGCCCGATATCAGGTTAAAAAGAACTAATAATACTGACCCTGATTTTAACTCGCTGGTAAGCTTGCTGGATAAATTCCTGCAGGAATTGAATGGCGAAGCTCAGGCTGATTATACTCCACATAATAAACTGGATTACCTGGATACAGCTGTTGTAATTTATTTAAATGATAAACCGGTAGGCTGCGGTTGCTTTAAGCAGTATAATGATGATAGTGTTGAGATAAAAAGGATGTTTGTTAGTCCCACTGCGCGTGGTAATGGAATAGCATCGGGCATTTTAAAGGAACTGGAATTATGGGCAGCCGAAAAAGGTTTTAAATATACCGTACTTGAGACCCTGAAAACTAATACTGAGGCTGTAAATCTGTATAACAAACAAAACTACAAGGTGATTGATAATTATGGCCCATACATTACGTTAACAAATAGTGTATGCTTGCGAAAAGAGCTGCAAGGGATAGTTTAG
- a CDS encoding 3'-5' exonuclease: MLEQYDLHNLMVLDIETVPQYSSHDEVPENFQKLWDKKTLSQRKEETAEDFYERAGIWAEFGKIICISVGIFTGGKKTGLRVKSFFSHDEKELLEKFSAMLSSQPSNLILCAHNGKEFDFPYICRRMLVNGLKIPVQLELSGKKPWEINHLDTMELWKFGDYKNYTSLALLAAIFNIPTPKDDIDGSQVANVYWNENRLDRICIYCQKDVVATAQLLRRYRGEDLITDDCITIVE; encoded by the coding sequence ATGCTTGAACAATACGACCTGCACAACCTGATGGTGCTTGATATTGAAACTGTACCCCAATACAGCAGCCACGATGAAGTACCTGAAAATTTCCAGAAATTGTGGGATAAAAAAACGCTAAGCCAGCGTAAAGAAGAAACCGCGGAAGATTTTTATGAACGCGCCGGTATATGGGCCGAGTTTGGCAAGATCATCTGCATCTCAGTAGGTATATTCACCGGGGGTAAAAAAACCGGACTACGCGTAAAATCCTTTTTCTCGCACGATGAAAAGGAATTACTGGAGAAATTCTCAGCAATGCTATCCAGCCAGCCCAGCAATTTGATCCTGTGCGCGCATAACGGCAAAGAATTTGATTTTCCGTACATATGTCGCCGTATGCTGGTAAATGGCCTAAAAATCCCTGTACAGCTGGAACTATCTGGCAAAAAACCATGGGAAATAAACCATCTGGACACTATGGAGCTTTGGAAATTCGGCGATTATAAAAATTACACCTCACTTGCCTTACTTGCCGCTATCTTTAATATCCCCACTCCTAAGGATGACATTGATGGCAGCCAGGTGGCGAATGTTTACTGGAATGAAAACCGGCTCGATCGTATATGTATCTATTGTCAAAAGGATGTAGTTGCTACTGCACAGTTGTTAAGGCGATATCGCGGCGAGGACCTGATAACAGACGATTGCATAACCATTGTTGAATAA
- a CDS encoding Ig-like domain-containing protein → MKSTLLGLIFLFSSFFGYSQCTLSASITSSSPNLCPGSSVILTASASAGTPPYSYIWSTGETTPNITVNKVGTYTVTVTDKTSGCQPVVQKIAITNVANLNPPTAQSVTVCRNSPATLTATGPGGDYQWYDAPVGGNFLLDGSTYTTQNITQFAVFYVQTTISGCTSARTPVYVNIVSNPIATGDTVCSGSTATLSATGADSYSWYDAPSGGNLLSSTSTYTTPPITSNVNYYLVGIKSGCTSSTITVPARVIPTPPTPTAANITICSGSSAHLHADASSGIFDWFNVPTGGTSLISSPDYTTPQLTATTTYYVQTSISQCVSVRTPVTVTVNPNPAPPVAQTDTICPNNSIMLTASTTPSGTYQWYDAPTGGTMLSSTVTYTTPLLTHSTTYYVQNSNSSCTSGRTPINVVINTPPNAPSASEPLICAGSTATLTATAPGGIYQWYDSASGGKLLATDSSYTTPALTTTTTYYVQTTVNGCVSPRKAVKVTILAPVAGPKAAGTSVCSGNATSLTASGFSSYTWYDKATGGNYLSSGANYITPALTATTTFYVEGTTINGCATIRTAVTVTVDPAPTAPKAVSGPPVCPGSPQTLTASASSGTFQWYDAASNGNLLATGATYTIPSLSASTTYYVENISPTSCTSQLTSVIAQVISIPSPQFQYSSGTFCTSGGGNQTPKINNPGGTFSAIPATLIIAPTTGTINTTLSPQGRYQIFYSEAGTCTSTSSTFITITSNPNPKFTYDSPVCQSGSNPIALFSAPGSGSAGVFTASSPNLVFFNASTGEVDLQKSKPGTYTITNTISSGSCPTVSDPETLIISQPIILTAGPNQSVPVNTPVQLAGTLNGPSGVTVKWTTGGKGTITNPTSLKAIYTPKAGETSVKLTLTTSNSEAPCANKSASVTITFTTSTVPKAPTATTSVTICPGTTATLTATAPGGAYVWYAAATGGTPLATGASYTTPALTNPVTYYVQTTVAGLTSPRTAVTVNITALPVQPVVAAIGPICSNSSATLTASSAGSTAGNYAWYDAPVGGNLVSVSNPFITPPLTSNTSYYVQTTGNTCTDTRTKVNVVVNPLPQITSAPSANICSSEPQAYTITSNIASATFVWKRAAVAGISNPAVSGKTSSSITETLTNTTLSPIKVTYLITPLANGCSGAAFSYVATVNPEPFVKSAAVATVCYGISSNYTVQFNDPATTYTWTRAAVPGITNSPVSGQTGTIQEVLFNNTNAPINVTYVFNYHNSTCDGVSFNLVVTVNPAVTITSPKTGVACSGVPQSYTITSNIPSATFTWARAAVAGISNPAVSNQTTSSINEALVNTSSAPIKVNYIITPMSNGCVPSTPFIYTATVNFVPAPPTSATSNSPVCLNSTIQLSTNPVPGAKYLWTGPNGFTSTLQNPTIVSAAKSASGVYSVYLIIGGCTSPPKTDTVQVDDPPIATAGVSFPTCLVSPSVPLNGTISGGTSTGIWTTAGSGTFSPEADSIKNSHYIPSAQDIANGSVVLTLASTSKDNCAISTSSLTVTFTTFSGESAGGNITVCSQTEGIQLKGSIKVPGASGTWTGGTGKFLPNATALNAIYVPGADDIKQGSVKLYLTNNSNSKCYQPTDSLVITFMPPPTVNAGGTRYVLRGSKITLEPTVSDPTVKYLWTPKIDIDDNTVKNPVITGDQDLTYTLLVTDTLGCTSTSSVNIVVSPQLNVPNAFTPNGDGINDQWNVVGLVAYYNATVDVFNRYGAKVFHSVGYNTPWDGTYNGSPLPMGVYYYVIDTKVKSQVLSGSVTIVK, encoded by the coding sequence ATGAAGAGTACTTTACTTGGTTTAATTTTTCTCTTTTCATCTTTCTTCGGTTACAGTCAATGTACTTTAAGTGCATCCATTACATCATCAAGCCCTAATCTTTGTCCGGGAAGCAGTGTAATTTTAACCGCTTCAGCATCAGCAGGCACACCACCATATAGCTATATCTGGAGCACAGGTGAAACAACTCCCAATATAACAGTAAACAAGGTTGGCACCTACACGGTTACAGTAACCGATAAAACTTCTGGCTGCCAGCCTGTTGTACAAAAAATAGCCATTACTAATGTCGCAAATCTTAATCCGCCAACTGCACAAAGTGTTACAGTTTGTCGTAATAGCCCCGCAACTTTAACTGCAACAGGGCCCGGTGGTGATTATCAATGGTACGACGCCCCCGTAGGTGGAAACTTCCTGCTAGACGGAAGTACTTATACTACTCAAAATATTACACAATTTGCTGTTTTCTATGTTCAAACAACAATTTCAGGATGTACAAGTGCAAGAACACCAGTATATGTAAACATTGTTAGCAATCCGATAGCTACAGGAGATACCGTATGTTCTGGCAGTACAGCTACATTATCAGCAACCGGTGCCGATAGCTATTCCTGGTATGATGCACCTTCGGGTGGTAATTTGCTAAGTAGTACTTCAACGTATACTACTCCCCCAATTACAAGCAATGTCAATTACTATTTAGTAGGAATTAAAAGCGGCTGTACCAGCTCAACAATTACAGTACCAGCAAGAGTAATCCCCACCCCTCCTACACCTACGGCTGCAAATATTACTATCTGTTCAGGTTCTTCGGCACACTTGCATGCTGATGCATCATCCGGAATATTTGACTGGTTTAATGTACCTACCGGAGGTACATCTTTAATTTCAAGTCCTGACTATACTACGCCTCAATTAACAGCCACAACCACATATTACGTACAAACATCAATAAGTCAATGTGTTAGTGTAAGAACACCTGTAACTGTTACGGTAAACCCCAACCCGGCACCACCAGTTGCACAAACAGATACCATTTGCCCTAACAACAGCATCATGTTAACGGCCAGCACTACACCTTCAGGCACATATCAATGGTATGACGCACCAACTGGTGGTACAATGCTGTCAAGTACGGTAACTTATACCACTCCGCTTCTTACTCATTCAACAACTTATTATGTTCAAAATAGTAATTCATCATGTACAAGTGGCCGTACACCAATAAATGTCGTTATAAACACGCCGCCTAATGCGCCATCAGCTTCGGAACCATTGATATGTGCCGGTTCAACAGCAACGCTAACGGCAACTGCCCCGGGAGGTATATACCAATGGTATGATAGCGCCAGCGGCGGAAAATTATTAGCTACTGATTCCAGTTATACTACACCAGCATTAACTACTACCACCACCTACTATGTACAAACAACAGTAAATGGTTGTGTTAGCCCGCGAAAAGCCGTGAAAGTTACAATACTTGCACCGGTGGCAGGCCCTAAAGCAGCAGGCACATCGGTTTGTTCGGGCAATGCCACATCGCTTACCGCATCGGGATTTAGTAGCTATACATGGTATGATAAAGCAACAGGTGGCAATTATTTATCATCGGGTGCAAATTATATTACGCCCGCATTAACTGCTACTACTACTTTTTATGTAGAAGGTACAACAATAAATGGCTGTGCTACTATACGTACCGCGGTAACAGTTACTGTTGATCCGGCTCCAACTGCCCCTAAAGCGGTAAGCGGCCCGCCAGTATGCCCTGGATCACCACAAACCCTGACAGCAAGCGCAAGCAGTGGTACTTTCCAATGGTATGATGCAGCCAGCAATGGAAATTTATTAGCCACCGGTGCAACTTATACCATACCTTCATTATCGGCAAGTACAACCTATTATGTTGAAAACATATCTCCTACCTCATGTACAAGTCAATTAACATCGGTTATTGCACAGGTGATCTCTATACCAAGCCCGCAATTTCAGTACTCATCAGGTACATTTTGTACCAGTGGCGGCGGGAATCAAACACCTAAAATTAACAACCCGGGTGGAACGTTTAGTGCTATACCTGCCACTTTGATTATTGCCCCTACAACAGGTACCATTAATACTACCTTAAGCCCCCAGGGGAGATACCAGATATTTTATTCAGAAGCTGGTACCTGTACATCAACGTCCAGTACCTTTATCACTATTACTTCAAATCCAAACCCTAAATTTACTTATGATAGCCCCGTTTGCCAGAGTGGCTCTAATCCTATAGCACTTTTCTCAGCCCCCGGCTCAGGGAGCGCAGGAGTATTTACTGCCTCATCTCCAAACCTGGTATTTTTTAATGCTAGTACAGGTGAAGTAGATCTGCAAAAAAGCAAACCGGGAACATATACTATAACCAATACCATATCAAGCGGGTCTTGTCCTACCGTTTCCGATCCGGAAACCTTAATTATTAGCCAGCCGATAATTTTAACTGCCGGCCCAAATCAATCAGTACCGGTTAATACTCCGGTTCAGTTAGCCGGAACTTTAAATGGCCCATCAGGTGTAACAGTAAAATGGACGACTGGCGGCAAAGGCACAATTACCAACCCTACTTCATTGAAAGCCATTTACACACCAAAGGCTGGTGAAACATCTGTAAAACTTACTTTAACCACAAGTAATTCTGAAGCACCCTGTGCTAATAAATCAGCTTCAGTAACCATAACATTCACTACCAGTACAGTACCTAAAGCACCAACTGCTACTACAAGCGTTACAATCTGCCCGGGCACCACCGCCACGTTAACCGCTACCGCTCCGGGTGGGGCTTATGTTTGGTATGCTGCTGCCACAGGCGGAACCCCATTAGCAACAGGAGCCTCATATACAACCCCTGCATTAACAAATCCTGTCACTTATTACGTACAAACAACTGTGGCCGGCTTAACGAGCCCCAGAACAGCAGTAACAGTTAATATTACAGCATTACCTGTTCAACCAGTAGTTGCGGCTATCGGGCCCATATGCAGTAATTCTTCAGCAACACTTACAGCAAGTAGTGCAGGATCGACAGCGGGCAACTATGCATGGTATGATGCACCTGTTGGTGGTAACCTGGTATCGGTAAGTAACCCATTTATAACGCCGCCTTTAACTTCAAATACATCATATTATGTACAAACTACAGGTAATACCTGTACAGATACAAGAACAAAGGTTAATGTTGTAGTTAATCCATTACCGCAGATAACAAGTGCTCCATCAGCTAATATATGCAGCAGCGAACCGCAAGCATATACTATAACCTCAAATATTGCTTCAGCTACCTTTGTATGGAAACGTGCAGCTGTAGCAGGAATAAGTAATCCGGCGGTTTCAGGTAAAACATCATCAAGCATTACTGAAACATTAACAAATACTACCCTATCGCCAATTAAGGTAACCTATTTGATCACTCCATTAGCTAACGGCTGTTCGGGCGCTGCATTTTCTTATGTTGCTACTGTAAACCCCGAACCATTTGTAAAAAGCGCGGCTGTGGCTACAGTATGTTATGGCATTTCCAGCAACTATACCGTTCAATTTAATGACCCTGCTACTACGTATACATGGACACGTGCAGCAGTACCGGGCATAACAAATTCACCGGTATCAGGGCAAACAGGCACTATACAGGAGGTTTTATTCAATAACACAAACGCTCCTATTAACGTAACGTATGTATTTAACTACCATAATTCAACCTGCGACGGTGTATCGTTCAATCTGGTAGTTACTGTTAATCCAGCAGTAACGATAACCAGTCCCAAAACCGGGGTAGCATGTAGCGGCGTACCTCAAAGCTATACTATTACATCAAACATACCATCAGCCACATTTACATGGGCACGTGCAGCAGTGGCTGGTATAAGTAACCCGGCTGTATCAAATCAAACAACATCATCAATTAACGAGGCATTGGTAAATACCAGCAGCGCGCCTATAAAAGTTAACTACATTATTACACCAATGAGTAACGGATGCGTACCATCAACACCATTCATCTATACAGCAACGGTTAATTTTGTACCTGCACCACCTACCTCAGCTACCAGCAACTCGCCGGTATGCTTAAATAGCACTATTCAATTGAGTACCAATCCAGTTCCGGGCGCAAAATACCTATGGACAGGGCCAAACGGCTTTACATCTACCTTACAAAACCCAACAATTGTTTCGGCTGCTAAAAGTGCCAGTGGCGTATATAGCGTATATCTTATTATTGGTGGATGTACAAGCCCGCCAAAAACTGATACAGTACAAGTTGATGATCCGCCTATTGCTACGGCAGGCGTCAGTTTTCCAACTTGCTTAGTGTCACCGTCAGTACCGCTTAATGGTACTATATCCGGGGGCACCAGTACAGGTATTTGGACAACCGCCGGTAGCGGAACGTTTTCACCTGAAGCCGATTCAATAAAAAATTCACATTACATACCTTCAGCCCAAGATATAGCAAACGGCAGTGTAGTGCTTACTTTAGCTTCCACCAGTAAAGATAATTGCGCCATTTCTACATCTTCCCTGACAGTAACATTCACGACATTTTCAGGTGAGAGCGCGGGAGGCAATATAACTGTATGTTCGCAAACTGAAGGCATCCAATTAAAAGGTTCAATAAAAGTTCCGGGAGCATCAGGCACATGGACAGGAGGAACAGGAAAATTTCTTCCAAATGCCACTGCTTTAAATGCTATTTATGTCCCAGGTGCTGATGATATAAAGCAAGGTTCAGTAAAGCTATATCTAACAAATAATTCAAATAGCAAATGTTATCAGCCAACTGATAGCCTGGTTATAACTTTCATGCCGCCACCAACCGTTAATGCCGGAGGCACCAGGTACGTGTTACGCGGCAGCAAAATAACTTTAGAGCCAACGGTAAGTGACCCAACTGTGAAGTATTTATGGACCCCGAAAATAGACATAGACGATAATACTGTAAAGAATCCCGTTATTACAGGAGATCAGGACCTCACCTATACCCTTTTGGTTACTGACACTTTGGGTTGCACCAGTACAAGTTCGGTTAATATTGTGGTATCGCCTCAATTAAACGTACCTAACGCATTCACACCTAATGGAGATGGCATAAATGACCAGTGGAACGTTGTAGGCCTGGTGGCTTATTATAACGCTACTGTTGATGTTTTCAACAGGTATGGCGCAAAGGTATTTCATTCAGTAGGATATAATACACCATGGGATGGCACCTATAATGGTAGCCCATTACCAATGGGTGTATATTATTATGTAATTGATACCAAAGTTAAAAGCCAGGTACTTTCCGGCTCTGTAACTATTGTTAAGTAA